In Candidatus Ancaeobacter aquaticus, a genomic segment contains:
- a CDS encoding phosphatidate cytidylyltransferase, whose amino-acid sequence MLAKRLISSAFLGVLFAVTLLTSNTQPWLLLTVANLFVGFGMYEVLSMVEKKGVFVFKLYVVSSGIVFSSSIFFSIHNLIPNDYSALVILAFFVGLLILYGIKNGIEGSMFGIFASIGTVFYVSWFFSFLMRINYMQPNGGGWLIFYIFVMVYLSDIFAYGFGNLFGRHKLAPVISPKKTVEGAIGGIVGAVCGAVLGKLFFVQGLAWHHVLYLGLIIGFVSQIGDLFESILKRDAGVKDSGHFIPGMGGVMDLIDGLLFCAPVIYLYLKIFVN is encoded by the coding sequence ATGTTAGCAAAAAGATTGATAAGTTCAGCGTTTTTAGGGGTTCTTTTTGCCGTAACCTTGCTGACAAGCAATACACAGCCGTGGTTGCTTCTCACTGTGGCTAATCTTTTCGTTGGTTTTGGAATGTATGAAGTGTTGAGCATGGTTGAAAAGAAAGGTGTTTTTGTATTTAAGTTGTATGTTGTCTCATCCGGTATTGTATTTTCATCGTCTATTTTCTTTTCTATACATAACCTTATCCCTAATGACTATTCTGCATTAGTAATATTAGCGTTTTTTGTAGGGCTACTAATATTATACGGGATAAAAAACGGTATAGAGGGATCGATGTTTGGGATTTTTGCATCAATTGGTACCGTATTTTATGTGAGCTGGTTTTTCTCTTTTTTAATGCGAATAAATTATATGCAGCCTAATGGTGGCGGCTGGTTGATATTTTATATATTTGTTATGGTGTATCTCTCTGACATTTTTGCCTATGGTTTCGGCAATCTTTTTGGCAGGCATAAACTTGCACCCGTTATCAGTCCTAAGAAAACTGTTGAAGGTGCCATTGGCGGAATAGTTGGTGCGGTATGTGGTGCTGTTTTAGGAAAATTATTTTTTGTTCAGGGCCTTGCCTGGCATCATGTGTTATATCTTGGACTCATTATTGGTTTTGTTTCACAAATTGGTGATCTCTTTGAATCAATTTTAAAAAGAGATGCCGGAGTGAAAGATTCGGGTCATTTTATCCCCGGTATGGGCGGGGTGATGGATCTTATTGATGGTCTTCTTTTTTGCGCGCCTGTGATATATCTGTACTTAAAAATATTTGTTAATTGA
- a CDS encoding 1-deoxy-D-xylulose-5-phosphate reductoisomerase, protein MKYISILGSTGSIGQSTLEVIRKTPGFKVVGLAAKSAVDELARQIDEFSPEIVAVWDESSAELLKEKVAGNVHVVSGLKGLCEVAAHKNNTMVVSAVVGSAGLVPTLKAVEQGIDIALANKEVLVIAGELVMNAAKLSGARILPVDSEHSAIFQCLDGVDPNTIRRIIITASGGPFLHTSREKLQTVTLDEVLDHPKWAMGKKVTIDSAGLINKGLEVIEALWLFGIDIDKIEVVIHKESIIHSMVEYIDGSVLAQLSVPDMKIPIQYALTYPGRENNIAQYLDFTQLKTLSFDEPDTERFPGLKLAYKAARGGGTLPAVFNAANEVAVSKFIDGQIGFMDIPYIVEGVMNAHEVIPCTSVDVVLEVDAWARKQAHAYIENKEMSKTTDQRLQIQNEKQF, encoded by the coding sequence ATGAAATACATATCAATACTCGGATCAACTGGCTCAATAGGTCAAAGTACCCTTGAGGTTATTCGCAAAACTCCTGGTTTTAAGGTTGTGGGTCTTGCCGCAAAAAGTGCAGTAGATGAATTGGCACGCCAAATAGATGAGTTTTCTCCTGAAATCGTTGCTGTGTGGGACGAGTCTTCTGCAGAACTTCTCAAAGAGAAGGTTGCGGGAAATGTACATGTGGTAAGCGGACTTAAAGGCCTTTGTGAAGTTGCCGCACACAAAAATAATACCATGGTCGTTTCAGCTGTCGTTGGTAGTGCCGGACTCGTGCCGACACTGAAAGCAGTCGAGCAAGGTATTGATATTGCACTTGCAAACAAAGAAGTGCTTGTCATAGCGGGTGAGCTTGTCATGAATGCTGCCAAATTGTCCGGGGCACGAATACTGCCTGTTGATAGTGAACACAGCGCAATATTTCAATGTCTTGATGGTGTTGATCCAAACACGATAAGGCGGATTATTATTACCGCTTCAGGGGGGCCTTTCCTGCATACGTCACGAGAAAAATTGCAAACGGTAACACTTGATGAAGTGCTTGATCATCCGAAATGGGCAATGGGAAAAAAGGTCACTATCGATTCGGCGGGCCTGATAAACAAAGGGCTTGAGGTTATTGAAGCACTATGGCTTTTTGGTATTGATATTGATAAAATAGAAGTAGTTATACATAAAGAGAGCATTATCCACTCGATGGTAGAATATATTGATGGGTCTGTTCTTGCCCAGCTCAGTGTGCCGGATATGAAAATACCTATACAATATGCACTGACTTATCCGGGTAGAGAAAATAATATTGCCCAGTACCTTGATTTTACGCAGTTAAAAACATTGTCATTTGACGAGCCTGATACCGAAAGATTTCCGGGTTTAAAACTTGCCTATAAGGCAGCTCGCGGAGGGGGGACATTACCCGCGGTATTTAATGCGGCAAATGAAGTAGCTGTAAGTAAATTTATTGATGGGCAAATCGGTTTTATGGATATACCTTATATCGTTGAGGGAGTGATGAACGCTCACGAAGTTATTCCTTGTACCTCGGTTGATGTTGTGTTAGAAGTTGATGCATGGGCGCGAAAACAAGCTCATGCGTATATAGAAAATAAAGAAATGAGCAAGACCACAGACCAGAGACTACAGATTCAAAACGAAAAACAGTTTTAA
- the rseP gene encoding RIP metalloprotease RseP, producing MVYVISLIFVLGVIVFIHELGHFIVAKLNGVRVEKFSLGFGPKLVSIKRGHTEYLICALPLGGYVKMAGDEPGKKDTSEPYDFFAKKPFARIAIVAAGPIMNVVLACVIFSGIFFVGMPVLTSNVGSVKKDYPAQIAGLLQDDNIIAVNGTPVKKWDELVKLIYPNAGKELAFTVTRKVNDRETEVVIPIIPRAENIKDIFGREHNIGVIGITPSMVVVKERRGFFGAIKNGVTHTVQLTGLTYKGIWMIATRQLPASSMGGPIFIAQLAGETAKKGILNLFNFMAVLSVSLAVINMLPIPVLDGGHIMFYTFELVKGKPISFKAMDIAQRVGLTVLIALMVFVTFNDIKRFF from the coding sequence ATGGTATACGTTATTTCACTAATATTTGTTTTAGGTGTTATTGTCTTTATTCATGAACTGGGACATTTTATTGTTGCTAAACTAAATGGGGTGCGTGTCGAAAAGTTTTCTTTAGGGTTTGGGCCTAAACTCGTGAGTATTAAACGGGGACATACAGAGTATTTAATATGCGCGTTACCATTAGGTGGGTATGTAAAAATGGCAGGTGATGAGCCGGGTAAAAAAGATACGTCTGAGCCATATGATTTTTTTGCAAAAAAACCATTTGCGAGAATAGCAATTGTTGCGGCTGGGCCGATTATGAACGTTGTTCTTGCATGTGTTATATTTTCCGGAATATTCTTTGTCGGCATGCCGGTTTTAACATCAAATGTTGGTAGCGTTAAGAAAGATTACCCCGCTCAAATTGCAGGTCTTCTACAAGATGACAATATTATTGCGGTTAATGGCACTCCGGTAAAAAAATGGGATGAGTTAGTAAAGTTAATTTATCCAAACGCGGGAAAAGAACTTGCATTTACTGTGACAAGAAAAGTGAATGATCGTGAAACTGAAGTGGTTATACCGATTATACCTCGTGCAGAAAATATAAAAGATATTTTTGGAAGAGAACATAATATTGGTGTTATTGGCATTACCCCTTCCATGGTTGTTGTAAAAGAACGGCGGGGATTTTTTGGGGCTATAAAAAACGGTGTTACTCATACCGTGCAGCTTACAGGGCTTACTTATAAGGGGATCTGGATGATTGCAACACGACAATTGCCTGCAAGCAGTATGGGGGGTCCGATATTCATTGCGCAATTAGCTGGTGAAACCGCGAAGAAGGGAATACTAAATCTCTTTAATTTTATGGCGGTATTAAGCGTGAGTCTTGCGGTTATTAATATGCTTCCTATACCGGTCCTTGACGGTGGACACATAATGTTTTACACGTTTGAGCTTGTTAAAGGTAAACCAATAAGTTTTAAGGCAATGGACATTGCTCAGCGTGTGGGCCTGACAGTATTAATTGCTCTTATGGTGTTTGTTACCTTTAACGATATAAAAAGATTCTTCTAG